A region of Sphingomonas crusticola DNA encodes the following proteins:
- a CDS encoding SixA phosphatase family protein — MKRLTLLRHAKSGDDGMVARDFDRPLNAKGRRAARAIGRHMRDAGLRFDAVVASPATRVAETLQEVEAGYGAGLSPQWERRIYLATAGELLDVVHAAPPEAESLLLVGHNPGLEQLALMLVPSRDEGSPRGEVAVKYPTASLAELSFAVDRWEDVDADAGELVRFVRPRDLDPELGPDYA; from the coding sequence ATGAAGCGGCTGACGCTGCTCCGGCATGCGAAATCGGGGGACGACGGCATGGTCGCGCGCGATTTCGATCGGCCGCTCAACGCCAAGGGCCGCCGTGCGGCGCGCGCCATCGGCCGACATATGCGCGATGCCGGGCTGCGCTTCGACGCGGTGGTGGCCTCGCCCGCAACGCGCGTCGCCGAAACCCTGCAGGAGGTCGAGGCCGGTTATGGCGCCGGACTTTCGCCGCAGTGGGAGCGGCGCATCTATCTGGCGACGGCGGGGGAATTGCTGGACGTGGTCCACGCCGCTCCGCCCGAAGCTGAGAGCCTGTTGCTGGTCGGGCATAATCCCGGGTTGGAACAGCTCGCGCTGATGCTGGTGCCGAGCCGTGACGAGGGCAGCCCGCGCGGCGAGGTCGCAGTGAAATATCCAACGGCAAGCCTCGCCGAGCTGAGCTTTGCCGTTGATCGCTGGGAAGATGTCGATGCGGATGCGGGCGAACTCGTCCGTTTCGTCCGGCCCCGCGATCTCGATCCCGAACTGGGCCCGGACTACGCATGA
- a CDS encoding response regulator, with protein sequence MNNQQPVNIIMIEDDEGHARLIEKNIRRAGISNDIQHFTDGTSALNYLYEDSNGPTHNGPALILLDLNLPDMSGTDILTRIKAEGSSLKRTPVVVLTTTDDKVEIQRCYDLGCNVYITKPVNYESFADAIRQLGLFLSVIQVPDLPEA encoded by the coding sequence ATGAACAATCAACAGCCGGTCAACATCATCATGATCGAGGACGATGAGGGGCATGCCCGCCTCATCGAAAAGAATATCCGCCGCGCCGGTATCTCGAATGACATTCAGCATTTCACCGACGGCACGTCGGCGCTCAACTATCTGTACGAGGATAGCAACGGCCCAACCCACAACGGCCCGGCGCTGATCCTGCTCGACCTTAACCTGCCCGATATGAGCGGCACCGACATCCTTACCCGGATCAAGGCCGAGGGCAGTTCGCTCAAGCGCACCCCGGTCGTGGTGCTCACCACCACTGACGACAAGGTTGAAATCCAGCGCTGCTACGATCTTGGCTGCAATGTCTACATCACCAAGCCGGTCAATTATGAGAGCTTCGCAGACGCCATCCGCCAGCTCGGCCTGTTCCTATCGGTGATCCAGGTGCCGGACCTGCCCGAGGCCTGA
- a CDS encoding RlmE family RNA methyltransferase translates to MSRGGSGGRVRVKTGRGRTSASTRWLERQLNDPYVRRAKAEGYRSRAAYKLLELDERFGFLKGAKRVIDLGIAPGGWSQVVRRRSATARIVGIDLLPTDPIDDVVILQMDFMADDAPARLTGELGGKADLILSDMAANTVGHQQTDHLRTMGLVEAAAEFVGEALAPGGAFVAKVLAGGADSTLVAMLKRMFTTVKHAKPAASRKDSSEWYVVAQGFKGPVAMSQNEELPD, encoded by the coding sequence ATGAGCCGCGGCGGATCAGGCGGACGGGTGCGGGTCAAGACCGGCCGCGGGCGTACGTCGGCATCGACGCGCTGGCTCGAGCGGCAGCTCAACGATCCCTATGTCCGGCGCGCCAAGGCGGAGGGGTATCGCAGCCGCGCGGCATATAAGCTGCTGGAGCTGGACGAACGGTTCGGCTTCCTCAAGGGCGCAAAGCGCGTGATCGACCTCGGCATTGCGCCTGGCGGGTGGAGCCAGGTGGTGCGGCGGCGCTCGGCAACGGCGCGCATCGTCGGCATCGACCTGCTGCCAACCGACCCGATCGACGATGTCGTGATCCTTCAGATGGACTTCATGGCCGACGACGCGCCGGCGCGACTGACCGGCGAACTGGGCGGCAAGGCCGACCTGATCCTGTCGGACATGGCGGCCAACACGGTTGGCCACCAGCAGACCGATCATTTGCGGACGATGGGCCTGGTCGAGGCGGCGGCGGAGTTTGTCGGCGAGGCGCTGGCGCCGGGCGGGGCGTTCGTCGCCAAGGTGCTGGCCGGGGGCGCGGACAGCACGCTCGTGGCGATGCTGAAGCGGATGTTCACGACCGTGAAGCACGCCAAGCCGGCGGCGAGCCGCAAGGACTCGTCCGAATGGTATGTGGTTGCGCAGGGGTTTAAGGGGCCGGTGGCCATGTCCCAAAATGAAGAGCTTCCTGATTAG
- a CDS encoding GNAT family N-acetyltransferase, giving the protein MSEPVLRRAVPQDAARLALLGGATFLHSFAHDHPGDALVAHVEAYHSRDWYSRTLADPACAAWILETQLGAPIGYALLTPPELDCPTESSDRELKRIYLLGPWQSGGWGGKLLAAVEEEAQARGAARLFLCVYSVNHGAQRFYARRGYAETGYRQIFLVGDVPFEDFIWAKQFG; this is encoded by the coding sequence ATGAGCGAGCCGGTGCTGCGGCGCGCCGTACCGCAAGATGCGGCTCGGCTCGCGCTGCTCGGGGGGGCCACCTTTCTCCACAGCTTCGCGCATGATCATCCCGGCGATGCCCTCGTTGCGCATGTCGAGGCTTATCATTCGCGAGACTGGTATAGCCGGACACTGGCCGACCCGGCGTGCGCTGCATGGATATTGGAGACCCAGCTCGGAGCGCCGATCGGTTACGCCCTGCTCACTCCACCGGAGCTCGATTGCCCGACCGAATCGAGTGATCGGGAACTGAAGCGCATCTATCTGCTCGGCCCATGGCAGTCGGGCGGCTGGGGAGGGAAGTTGCTCGCGGCTGTCGAAGAGGAAGCGCAGGCGCGGGGTGCCGCGCGCCTGTTTCTGTGCGTCTATTCGGTCAATCACGGCGCGCAGCGTTTTTACGCGCGGCGCGGCTACGCCGAGACCGGCTATCGCCAGATTTTTTTGGTGGGCGACGTGCCGTTTGAGGACTTCATCTGGGCCAAGCAATTTGGCTGA
- a CDS encoding TRCF domain-containing protein produces MPDENKAVAPLARIATRIAEAIGTGDIVYVAADERDAEAIAAAVAAITTDTIVHVPSSDALPGDDAPASPSNAGRRAAALRRLHIAACEAHRQPLACIVSAEATARLYPPPESFSAAPPLLSPGEPIDVAALSEHLFSIGYFNDDRIDEPGEIAVRGEVIDLFPADAELPVRIEIADGQVASLRTYDPMSQRTVAELARVEVGRAAEPPVGEGTCLLAHLKPGRIIFDPKAHSRRDRFLALAAEAVRLGARASMAVSEDRWNAALKGWDTLDWSEDDSESVPRFVERSAPWAAFLRFARKALAAGARLVIAGGARDLRFIRRRLALDFGVEVHSLSTWAEAQALDPGAVATLHMPIMTGFSRPGMLLVASADLLGSRAVLDADTATRSIDMLGDMTDLRIGDVVVHEDHGIARLAGLEPMPSGNGGENGDAIILEHADKARRLVPVEAADRLWRYGADADAVALDKLDGSSWQKRRSAIDAAIAESATALAALAKQRAALTAPVFAPDPASYERFASGFPFTETSDQARAISAVRDDLASGKPMDRLVIGDVGYGKTEVALRAAAIVALGGGQVAVAAPTTVLVRQHLESFRRRFAGTDVVVAGLSRLSSPAEKKAVKAGLADGSIHIVIGTGAVRGRDVAYRSLGLVVIDEEQRFGTADKAKLRGDGSIHVLTLSATPIPRTLQTALIGLQQLSIIATPPSRRQPIRTTVDRFDETRVRIALMREKARGGQSFVVAPRIEDLAGLAERLGRITPELRIVQAHGKMPAADLDEAMVRFADGQGDVLLATNIIEAGLDVPRANTMIVWRADRFGLAQLHQLRGRVGRGSRRGQILLVTDGEHEIGDRTLQRLRTLEAFDRLGAGFAISARDLDMRGAGDLIGDAQAGHMKLIGVALYQHLLESALRQARGETVERWSPELHLSLSGRLPDEWIPEPEIRVALYARLARIEDGAALDALEEELEDRFGALPPDAEALIAVVRIGCLARSARLARIDAGPGGIALTPRRDFAGDPDGLGLVAKNDRLILQERIEDEHARLHRVREVLEAMV; encoded by the coding sequence ATGCCTGATGAAAACAAGGCTGTGGCGCCGTTGGCGCGTATTGCCACGCGCATCGCGGAAGCGATCGGTACCGGCGATATCGTCTATGTCGCCGCCGATGAGCGGGATGCGGAAGCGATCGCCGCGGCAGTGGCGGCGATCACTACCGATACAATAGTCCATGTACCGTCGAGCGATGCTCTGCCCGGAGACGATGCCCCGGCCAGCCCGAGCAATGCCGGTCGCCGCGCCGCCGCCCTACGCCGGCTGCACATTGCCGCGTGCGAAGCGCATCGTCAGCCGTTAGCCTGCATCGTCAGCGCGGAAGCAACCGCGCGGCTTTATCCCCCGCCTGAATCCTTTTCGGCCGCGCCGCCACTGCTGTCACCCGGTGAGCCGATCGACGTCGCCGCGCTCTCGGAGCATCTGTTCAGCATCGGCTATTTCAACGACGACCGGATCGACGAGCCTGGCGAGATCGCGGTGCGCGGCGAGGTGATCGACCTGTTTCCCGCCGACGCGGAATTGCCGGTCAGGATCGAGATTGCTGATGGACAGGTCGCCTCGCTGCGAACCTACGATCCGATGAGCCAGCGAACTGTAGCGGAGCTTGCGCGCGTTGAAGTAGGTCGCGCCGCGGAGCCGCCGGTCGGGGAAGGCACATGCCTGCTTGCCCACCTTAAGCCCGGGCGCATCATATTCGATCCCAAGGCGCATTCGCGACGGGATCGCTTTCTCGCGCTGGCGGCGGAGGCGGTCCGCCTGGGCGCGCGCGCCTCCATGGCCGTGTCCGAGGATAGGTGGAACGCAGCGCTGAAGGGCTGGGATACGCTCGACTGGAGTGAGGATGACAGCGAGTCCGTGCCGCGCTTCGTGGAGCGTAGCGCACCATGGGCTGCATTCCTGCGCTTCGCCCGTAAGGCGTTGGCCGCCGGCGCCAGACTCGTCATTGCGGGTGGTGCGCGTGACCTGCGCTTCATCCGCCGCCGGCTTGCCTTAGATTTTGGCGTGGAGGTGCATAGCCTTTCGACTTGGGCGGAGGCGCAGGCACTCGATCCCGGCGCGGTCGCGACCCTGCACATGCCGATTATGACGGGCTTTTCGCGTCCGGGCATGCTGCTCGTCGCCTCGGCGGACCTGCTGGGGAGCCGGGCGGTGCTGGACGCTGACACCGCCACTCGATCGATCGACATGCTGGGGGACATGACCGATCTGCGCATCGGCGACGTCGTGGTGCATGAAGATCATGGCATTGCCCGCCTCGCGGGGCTCGAGCCGATGCCGAGCGGCAACGGTGGCGAGAACGGCGACGCCATCATCCTGGAACATGCCGACAAGGCGCGGCGGTTGGTGCCGGTCGAAGCGGCGGACAGGCTGTGGCGCTATGGAGCCGATGCGGACGCGGTGGCGCTCGACAAGCTCGATGGCAGCAGCTGGCAGAAAAGGCGTAGCGCGATCGACGCCGCCATCGCTGAGAGCGCAACCGCTTTAGCCGCGCTGGCAAAGCAGCGGGCAGCGCTAACCGCGCCTGTCTTCGCACCCGACCCGGCGTCATACGAGCGCTTTGCATCCGGCTTTCCCTTTACCGAAACGAGCGACCAGGCACGCGCGATTTCGGCCGTCCGTGACGATCTCGCTTCGGGCAAGCCGATGGACCGGCTCGTCATTGGTGATGTCGGCTACGGCAAGACCGAGGTTGCGTTACGCGCGGCCGCGATCGTGGCGCTTGGCGGTGGCCAGGTCGCGGTGGCGGCGCCCACAACGGTACTGGTTCGGCAACATCTTGAAAGTTTCCGGCGCCGTTTTGCCGGCACGGATGTGGTGGTGGCGGGACTTTCCCGTCTTTCCTCGCCGGCCGAGAAGAAGGCGGTCAAGGCGGGCCTGGCAGACGGTTCCATCCACATCGTGATCGGCACCGGAGCGGTGCGTGGGAGGGATGTGGCTTACCGGTCGCTCGGACTGGTGGTGATCGACGAGGAGCAGCGCTTCGGCACTGCGGATAAAGCCAAGTTGCGGGGGGACGGCAGCATCCACGTGCTGACACTGAGCGCGACGCCCATCCCGCGCACGTTGCAGACAGCATTGATCGGCCTGCAGCAATTGTCGATTATCGCCACGCCGCCATCGCGCCGCCAGCCGATCCGCACCACCGTCGATCGCTTCGACGAGACGCGCGTGCGCATCGCCCTGATGCGAGAGAAGGCGCGTGGCGGGCAGAGCTTCGTGGTCGCACCCCGCATCGAAGACCTGGCGGGTCTGGCCGAGCGGCTCGGCCGGATCACGCCCGAACTCAGGATCGTGCAGGCACATGGCAAGATGCCGGCGGCCGATCTGGACGAGGCTATGGTGCGGTTCGCGGACGGGCAGGGGGACGTATTGCTCGCCACGAACATCATCGAAGCCGGGCTCGACGTGCCGCGCGCCAATACGATGATCGTGTGGCGGGCGGATCGTTTCGGGCTTGCTCAATTGCACCAGCTGCGCGGCCGCGTCGGGCGCGGGAGCCGGCGCGGGCAGATATTGCTGGTCACGGACGGTGAGCATGAAATTGGCGATCGCACGCTCCAGCGCCTGCGTACGCTCGAGGCGTTCGACCGGCTGGGCGCAGGATTCGCCATCAGCGCGCGCGACCTCGACATGCGCGGCGCGGGCGACCTGATCGGCGATGCCCAGGCCGGGCATATGAAGCTGATCGGCGTGGCGCTGTACCAGCATCTGCTCGAGTCGGCGCTTAGGCAGGCACGGGGCGAGACGGTGGAGCGCTGGTCGCCCGAGCTCCACCTGAGCCTCTCAGGCCGGCTTCCGGACGAGTGGATTCCCGAGCCGGAGATCCGCGTCGCGCTCTATGCCCGCCTTGCGCGGATTGAGGACGGGGCGGCGCTCGATGCGCTGGAGGAGGAGCTAGAGGATCGGTTCGGTGCACTTCCGCCCGACGCGGAGGCGCTGATCGCGGTCGTGCGCATCGGTTGCCTGGCGCGCTCCGCGCGACTGGCCCGAATCGATGCCGGTCCAGGCGGGATCGCGCTAACGCCTCGGCGCGACTTTGCGGGCGACCCGGATGGGCTCGGCCTAGTGGCCAAGAACGACCGGCTGATCCTGCAGGAGCGGATCGAGGACGAACATGCCCGCCTCCATCGCGTCCGCGAGGTTCTGGAAGCCATGGTCTAG
- a CDS encoding sensor histidine kinase — protein MKVTDRWFNRLVVAAVSIGFLALIAAGFAATQAILQNQDQTRWVNHTYQVERAISRFRVLEERLEAARRGYLLRNEHGLSATFTDTANEIGPALSEIRRLVADNPRQQENVAFLTELSRQHMRTLARSVALVSAGRRAEAVETFNHDSSLPMIRAIREGADQMLAEEDRLLTVRNAEQRASLLRFFIILSASGALLLVVAGGSIWIIIRYTNDLTSSRDALTALNANLEGAVRERTADLQRANDEIQRFAYIVSHDLRSPLVNVMGFTAELEAASKRLSAMMDRVEARAPDIVDAEDRLAAREDLPEAIGFIRTSTQKMDRLINAILRLSREGRRPITPEQLDMDGLMAAVVGTLRHRIDELGIEVTIAPSLPGLTSDRLAVEQVMANIVENAIKYLQPGRPGRIEIRGQREGARATFEIADNGRGIDPKDHERIFDLFRRSGQQDQPGEGIGLAHTRALAYRLGGTINVESELGKGATFRINLPIHFAGDQGAMA, from the coding sequence ATGAAGGTAACCGACCGCTGGTTCAATCGGCTGGTTGTGGCGGCCGTCTCGATCGGCTTCCTGGCGCTGATCGCGGCTGGCTTCGCCGCGACCCAGGCGATCCTGCAGAATCAGGATCAGACTCGCTGGGTCAACCATACCTATCAGGTGGAACGCGCCATCTCGCGCTTCCGCGTGCTCGAGGAGCGGCTGGAGGCGGCCCGGCGGGGATATCTGCTGCGCAACGAACATGGCCTGTCCGCCACCTTCACTGATACGGCGAACGAGATCGGCCCGGCGCTTTCGGAAATTCGTCGGCTTGTGGCTGACAACCCGCGCCAGCAGGAAAATGTCGCTTTCCTTACCGAATTGTCGCGCCAGCATATGCGGACCCTGGCACGCTCGGTCGCGCTCGTCAGCGCCGGGCGCCGCGCCGAAGCGGTCGAGACGTTCAACCACGATTCCAGCCTGCCCATGATCCGCGCCATCCGCGAGGGTGCCGATCAAATGCTGGCCGAAGAGGATCGGCTGCTCACCGTCCGCAACGCCGAGCAGCGGGCGAGCTTGCTGCGCTTCTTCATTATCCTCTCTGCGTCCGGTGCACTGTTGCTTGTGGTGGCGGGAGGATCGATCTGGATCATCATCCGCTACACCAATGATCTGACCAGTTCGCGCGACGCGCTCACGGCACTCAACGCCAATCTGGAAGGCGCGGTGCGCGAGCGGACCGCCGACCTGCAGCGCGCCAATGACGAGATCCAGCGTTTCGCCTATATCGTCAGCCACGATCTGCGTTCCCCGCTCGTCAACGTAATGGGGTTCACCGCCGAACTCGAAGCCGCCAGCAAGCGGCTCAGCGCGATGATGGACCGTGTCGAGGCGCGCGCACCCGATATCGTCGATGCCGAAGATCGCCTGGCAGCGCGTGAGGATCTGCCCGAAGCGATCGGCTTCATCCGCACCTCGACCCAGAAGATGGACCGGCTGATCAACGCCATCCTGCGCCTGTCACGCGAGGGCCGCCGCCCGATCACGCCGGAGCAGCTCGACATGGATGGGTTGATGGCGGCAGTAGTCGGCACGCTTCGCCATCGTATCGACGAGCTCGGCATCGAAGTGACCATCGCGCCGAGCCTGCCCGGCCTGACCAGCGACCGGCTGGCGGTCGAACAGGTGATGGCCAACATCGTAGAGAATGCGATCAAATATCTGCAGCCGGGGCGCCCGGGCCGGATCGAGATACGCGGCCAGCGCGAAGGGGCGCGCGCTACCTTCGAAATCGCCGACAATGGCCGCGGCATCGATCCGAAGGACCATGAGCGGATCTTCGATCTGTTCCGCCGCTCGGGCCAGCAGGACCAGCCGGGCGAGGGAATCGGGCTCGCGCATACGCGCGCATTGGCCTATCGCCTCGGCGGGACGATTAACGTGGAATCAGAATTGGGTAAGGGTGCGACTTTCCGCATCAATCTGCCTATCCACTTTGCGGGTGATCAAGGGGCGATGGCATGA
- a CDS encoding Ppx/GppA phosphatase family protein, with protein MAERAHQATQAAGGSRRDAAPPSRTARASSMRGTYAALDLGTNNCRLLIARPAGDGFVVIDAFSRIVRLGEGLAATGRLSDAAMDRAVAALTICSEKLKRRNVTLVRSVATEACRRAVNGREFVARVLAETGIRLQIITAEQEARLAVTGCHALLEPGTGPALVFDIGGGSTELVLLDGESGGAPHVGDWFSAPWGVVSLSESEPHIGDSEEELRAAYARMRARVAEAFAPFAATLKARGVGDGGRLLGTSGTVTTLASLHLELPNYDRRAVDGLIVPAGSMRGLSQRLAGMSVEERARLACIGNERADLVVAGCAILEVILDLWPAERLSVADRGIREGILRTLMAHEFTTS; from the coding sequence ATGGCTGAGCGCGCGCACCAAGCGACGCAGGCGGCCGGCGGATCCCGCCGCGACGCAGCGCCCCCGTCCCGCACCGCGCGGGCGTCGTCGATGCGCGGCACTTATGCGGCGCTGGACCTGGGCACCAACAATTGCCGGCTGCTGATCGCACGCCCCGCCGGCGACGGCTTCGTCGTGATCGACGCCTTTTCGCGGATCGTCCGCCTCGGCGAAGGGCTGGCGGCAACCGGCCGGCTGAGCGACGCTGCGATGGACCGGGCGGTCGCGGCGCTGACGATCTGCTCCGAGAAACTGAAGCGGCGCAACGTCACGCTGGTACGCTCGGTCGCGACCGAAGCCTGCCGCCGCGCCGTCAACGGTCGCGAATTCGTGGCACGGGTGCTCGCCGAGACCGGCATCCGACTGCAGATCATCACCGCTGAGCAGGAAGCGCGGCTGGCGGTGACCGGCTGCCACGCGCTGCTCGAGCCCGGCACTGGCCCGGCGTTGGTCTTCGACATCGGCGGGGGGTCGACCGAGCTGGTGCTTCTCGATGGCGAAAGCGGCGGGGCGCCTCATGTCGGCGACTGGTTCTCTGCACCGTGGGGCGTGGTGTCGCTGAGCGAGAGCGAGCCGCATATTGGCGATAGCGAGGAAGAGTTGCGCGCCGCCTATGCGCGGATGCGGGCGCGGGTGGCGGAGGCCTTTGCGCCGTTCGCCGCCACCCTCAAGGCGCGGGGCGTCGGCGACGGCGGGCGCTTGCTCGGGACGAGCGGGACGGTGACGACGCTTGCCAGCCTGCATCTGGAGCTGCCCAATTATGATCGGCGCGCGGTCGACGGGCTGATCGTACCGGCAGGATCGATGCGCGGCCTGAGCCAGCGGCTGGCGGGTATGAGCGTCGAGGAGCGGGCGCGGCTCGCCTGTATCGGCAACGAGCGCGCCGATCTGGTGGTGGCGGGCTGCGCGATCCTGGAGGTGATCCTCGATCTGTGGCCGGCGGAGCGGCTAAGCGTCGCCGACCGCGGCATTCGGGAGGGCATATTGCGGACGCTGATGGCGCACGAGTTCACAACTTCATGA
- a CDS encoding sensor histidine kinase, which produces MAPTDEAPCILYIDDDDGLRRLVSRALERRGFRVDVATGGKEGAAMAAEYGYDLVAVDHYMPGQDGLTTLQQLRKLPDPPPVIYVTGSEESRVAVAALKAGAIDYVVKTVGEEFFDLLARAIEQGLARVRMQAEKERAEEQLRESNERLQAMLTEVNHRVANSLQLVSAFVHMQARSVGNEEAKTALADTQRRIAAIAQVHRRLYTGNSVNKVDMAEYLASLLEEIGDTWSTPEGPRALTLSAEPIELGTDKAVAVGVIVNELVSNACKYAYAATATGEIRVELRADGDKFMLRVEDDGCGMPADGSIKGTGLGSKLVGAMAATLKSAIAYDTAYNGVRATLVAAAA; this is translated from the coding sequence ATGGCGCCGACCGACGAAGCCCCCTGCATCCTTTATATCGACGATGATGATGGTCTTCGGCGGTTGGTGTCGCGCGCGCTCGAACGGCGCGGCTTCCGCGTCGATGTCGCAACCGGTGGCAAGGAAGGCGCGGCTATGGCCGCCGAATATGGCTATGATCTGGTCGCAGTCGATCACTACATGCCCGGTCAGGACGGCCTGACGACGCTCCAGCAATTGCGCAAGCTGCCCGATCCGCCGCCGGTCATCTACGTCACGGGCTCGGAAGAAAGCCGCGTGGCGGTCGCCGCCCTTAAGGCCGGCGCGATCGACTATGTCGTGAAGACGGTCGGCGAGGAGTTTTTCGACCTGCTCGCGCGCGCGATCGAGCAGGGACTCGCGCGAGTGCGGATGCAGGCCGAGAAGGAACGCGCCGAGGAGCAGTTGCGCGAGAGCAATGAGCGGCTGCAGGCGATGCTGACCGAGGTCAATCATCGCGTCGCCAACAGCCTCCAGCTCGTCTCCGCCTTCGTGCATATGCAGGCGCGCAGCGTCGGCAATGAAGAGGCCAAGACCGCGCTCGCCGACACCCAGCGCCGCATCGCTGCGATCGCGCAGGTCCATCGCCGGCTCTACACCGGCAATTCGGTCAACAAGGTCGACATGGCCGAATATCTGGCGTCGCTGCTCGAAGAGATTGGCGACACTTGGTCGACACCGGAAGGGCCGCGCGCGCTGACATTGTCGGCCGAGCCGATCGAGCTCGGCACCGACAAGGCGGTCGCAGTCGGCGTGATCGTCAACGAACTCGTCTCCAACGCCTGCAAATATGCCTATGCGGCGACCGCGACCGGTGAGATCAGGGTCGAGCTGCGCGCCGACGGCGACAAGTTCATGTTGCGGGTTGAGGATGACGGCTGCGGCATGCCCGCCGATGGCTCGATCAAGGGCACCGGCCTTGGTTCGAAGCTGGTGGGCGCAATGGCGGCGACGCTTAAGTCCGCGATCGCCTACGATACCGCCTATAACGGTGTGCGGGCGACCTTGGTCGCCGCCGCGGCCTGA
- a CDS encoding secondary thiamine-phosphate synthase enzyme YjbQ: MRQASGTLEIATSGPRLYEFTRDVARWVGEQAISQGLLTIFCRHTSASLLIQENAAPEVKDDIVAFFSRIAPEDRSLYAHDDEGPDDMPAHLKTALTQVSLTVPLVDGRLALGTWQGIYLFEHRRQPHRRSVVLHLLGE; the protein is encoded by the coding sequence ATGCGACAGGCGTCGGGGACACTGGAGATCGCGACTTCCGGCCCGCGCCTGTACGAATTTACGCGCGACGTGGCCCGCTGGGTCGGCGAGCAGGCCATTAGCCAAGGGCTGCTCACCATCTTCTGCCGCCACACCTCGGCCTCTCTCCTGATCCAGGAGAATGCCGCGCCCGAGGTGAAGGACGACATCGTTGCCTTCTTCAGCCGCATCGCGCCCGAGGATCGCAGCCTCTACGCACATGACGATGAGGGGCCCGACGACATGCCTGCCCATCTCAAGACAGCTTTGACGCAGGTCTCGCTCACCGTCCCGCTGGTCGACGGCCGCCTTGCGCTCGGCACTTGGCAAGGCATCTATCTGTTCGAGCACCGCCGCCAACCCCATCGGCGCAGCGTCGTCCTCCATCTTTTAGGCGAGTAA